A part of Nerophis lumbriciformis linkage group LG25, RoL_Nlum_v2.1, whole genome shotgun sequence genomic DNA contains:
- the ier2b gene encoding immediate early response 2b, which produces MIEATTMEVNAEARRVLAVSISKLYASRTQRGGLRLHRSLLLSLVMRSARDIYHLSSPPPMECGTDEAAEADEVAEAEPPQPEPTPAEPSAAAGGGARQEADAVDTEEEEEEDMEEGELVEDKENRSPTSRSRKRRGKTSAAPDFLPSKRARLEPGEERHSSALPPPASCRLGPAESLMTLSLNRVIPAC; this is translated from the coding sequence ATGATCGAGGCGACAACAATGGAGGTGAACGCGGAGGCCCGCAGGGTTCTGGCGGTGTCCATCAGCAAGCTGTACGCGTCCAGGACGCAGCGAGGCGGGCTGAGACTGCACCGGAGCCTCCTGCTCTCCCTGGTCATGCGCTCCGCGCGGGACATTTACCACTTGTCCTCGCCGCCGCCCATGGAGTGCGGCACGGACGAGGCGGCCGAGGCGGACGAGGTGGCCGAGGCGGAGCCGCCCCAGCCGGAGCCGACCCCCGCCGAGCCGAGCGCCGCGGCGGGGGGAGGTGCGCGCCAGGAGGCGGACGCGGTCGacacggaggaggaggaggaggaggacatgGAGGAGGGGGAGCTCGTCGAGGACAAAGAGAACCGCAGCCCGACGAGTCGCTCCAGGAAGCGGCGAGGAAAGACGTCAGCGGCGCCGGACTTCCTCCCCAGCAAGAGGGCGAGGCTGGAGCCGGGAGAGGAGCGACATTCCTCGGCGCTGCCGCCGCCGGCCAGCTGCCGCCTGGGACCCGCGGAGTCCCTCATGACTTTGTCCCTCAACCGGGTCATACCGGCCTGCTGA